The following proteins come from a genomic window of Pseudomonas sp. MAG733B:
- a CDS encoding NAD(P)H-dependent oxidoreductase → MSKILAIHASPRGERSHSRRLAEVFLSALQTRHPHVQLTRREVGRALIPPVNEAFVAAAFYPEPEARPLSMQADLAFSDELVGELLGHDLLVISTPMHNFSVPSGLKAWIDQIVRLGLTFNHTLDNGVAQYEPLVHGKKALIVTSRGGFGFGPGGELEAMNHADPLLRTALGFIGITDITVVAAEGEESEARTFAVSAAEAEQRLLALAREF, encoded by the coding sequence ATGAGTAAAATTCTTGCTATCCACGCCAGTCCCCGTGGTGAGCGTTCGCATTCGCGGCGTCTGGCCGAGGTGTTTCTCTCGGCGTTGCAGACGCGTCATCCGCATGTGCAACTGACCCGTCGTGAGGTAGGGCGGGCGTTGATTCCGCCGGTCAACGAAGCGTTTGTGGCCGCCGCGTTTTATCCCGAACCCGAGGCCCGTCCCTTGTCGATGCAAGCCGATTTGGCGTTCAGCGATGAACTGGTCGGCGAGTTGCTCGGCCATGATCTGCTGGTGATTTCCACGCCAATGCACAACTTCAGCGTACCCAGCGGTTTGAAGGCCTGGATCGATCAGATCGTGCGACTCGGCCTGACTTTCAATCACACCCTGGACAACGGTGTGGCCCAGTACGAACCGTTGGTGCACGGTAAAAAGGCCTTGATCGTCACCAGTCGCGGCGGCTTCGGTTTTGGTCCGGGCGGTGAGTTGGAGGCGATGAATCATGCTGATCCGCTATTGCGCACAGCACTGGGTTTCATCGGTATTACCGATATCACGGTGGTAGCGGCCGAGGGCGAAGAGTCCGAGGCGCGCACCTTCGCGGTCTCCGCCGCCGAGGCCGAACAGCGCTTGCTGGCGCTGGCCAGGGAGTTCTAG
- a CDS encoding multidrug efflux SMR transporter, giving the protein MAWLFLLIAAGFEVTFAMGMKYAEGFTRLWPSLITVAAAVGGIYFLTLAMRELPVSIAYPIWTAIGSLGTVFLGFALLGESLTAVKLLSVGLIVAGVVGLK; this is encoded by the coding sequence ATGGCCTGGCTGTTTCTGCTGATCGCCGCCGGGTTTGAGGTGACGTTCGCCATGGGCATGAAGTACGCCGAAGGCTTCACCCGGCTCTGGCCGTCGCTGATCACCGTGGCGGCGGCAGTGGGCGGGATTTACTTCCTGACCCTGGCCATGCGCGAATTGCCGGTCAGCATCGCCTATCCGATCTGGACCGCTATCGGGTCGCTGGGCACGGTGTTTCTCGGGTTTGCGTTGCTGGGGGAGAGCCTGACGGCGGTGAAGTTGTTGTCGGTCGGGCTGATCGTGGCGGGCGTGGTGGGGTTGAAGTAG
- a CDS encoding triacylglycerol lipase, translated as MSQGSAPRYPLVLVPGMLGFIRLVLYPYWYGIVDALRRGGAIVFAVQVSPLNSNEVRGEQLLARIEEILRETGAEKVNLIGHSQGSLTARYAAAKRPDLVASVTSVAGPNHGSELADYLHKHYPHDSAKGRLLSFLLRMVNTLMCLLDTGYHGPKLPVDIHASHHSLTTEGVALFNQRYPQGLPETWGGHGPEEVNGVRYYSWSGTLQPGKTDRGRNLLDGTNRSCRLFARTFVREAGHCDGMVGRYSSHLGTVIGDEFPLDHFDIVNQSLGLVGKGAEPIRLFVEHAARLNAAGL; from the coding sequence ATGTCGCAAGGTTCTGCCCCGCGCTATCCACTGGTGCTGGTCCCGGGAATGCTCGGGTTCATCCGTTTGGTGCTTTATCCGTACTGGTACGGGATCGTTGATGCGTTGCGCCGTGGCGGCGCCATCGTGTTTGCGGTGCAGGTCTCGCCGCTGAACTCCAATGAAGTGCGCGGCGAGCAATTGCTGGCGCGGATCGAGGAGATTCTGCGCGAAACCGGGGCCGAGAAGGTCAACCTGATCGGTCACAGCCAAGGCTCGTTGACGGCGCGATATGCGGCAGCCAAACGCCCGGATCTGGTCGCCTCGGTGACTTCCGTGGCGGGGCCGAATCACGGTTCGGAACTGGCCGATTATCTGCACAAGCACTATCCCCACGACAGTGCCAAGGGGCGGCTACTGAGCTTTTTATTGCGCATGGTCAACACGTTGATGTGCCTGCTGGACACCGGTTATCACGGACCGAAGCTGCCTGTGGATATCCATGCGTCCCATCATTCCCTCACTACCGAAGGCGTGGCGCTGTTCAATCAACGTTATCCACAAGGGCTGCCCGAGACCTGGGGCGGGCACGGGCCGGAAGAGGTCAACGGTGTGCGTTATTACTCCTGGTCCGGAACCCTGCAACCGGGCAAGACCGATCGCGGGCGCAACCTGCTCGATGGCACCAACCGCAGTTGCCGGTTGTTCGCGAGGACTTTCGTTCGTGAGGCCGGGCATTGCGACGGGATGGTCGGGCGCTACAGCTCGCATTTGGGGACGGTGATTGGCGATGAGTTTCCGCTGGATCACTTCGACATCGTCAATCAGTCGTTGGGATTGGTGGGGAAGGGCGCCGAGCCGATCCGGTTGTTTGTCGAGCATGCGGCTCGGTTGAATGCTGCAGGGCTCTAG
- a CDS encoding DMT family transporter, protein MQYAYPLLAIFIWAGNTVITKMSAGAIFPAEIGFYRWLLAGLLFTPFMLKPVIAHWPQIRPNLGKIFILGVLGMAVYQSLAYFAAALTTATNMGIILSLMPLMSLAMAIVSLGQRLTAGALAGAVLSFAGVLVVVSSGSLSALLEHGVNLGDAMMLVATLAYAVYSTLLKKWQLKLPPLVLLYLQVLVAVVVLFPLFLASPKIGPTLQNIPLVLYACLLASMVAPLAWMQAVVRLGPSRTVLFFNLLPLITALIAAVVLHEQLAMYHLVGGVLTLGGVVLSERWTTVLGRA, encoded by the coding sequence ATGCAATACGCTTATCCCCTGCTGGCCATTTTTATCTGGGCCGGCAACACAGTGATCACCAAAATGTCGGCCGGGGCGATCTTCCCTGCCGAGATCGGCTTCTACCGCTGGCTGCTCGCCGGTTTGTTGTTCACGCCTTTCATGCTCAAACCGGTGATCGCTCACTGGCCGCAGATTCGCCCGAACCTAGGCAAGATTTTCATCCTCGGCGTGCTCGGCATGGCGGTCTATCAAAGCCTGGCGTATTTCGCCGCAGCCCTGACCACGGCCACCAACATGGGCATCATCCTGTCGTTGATGCCGTTGATGTCGCTGGCCATGGCGATCGTCAGCCTCGGTCAGCGCCTGACTGCCGGCGCACTGGCTGGTGCGGTGCTGTCGTTCGCCGGCGTGCTGGTGGTGGTTTCGTCCGGCAGTCTCAGCGCATTGCTGGAGCACGGGGTGAACCTGGGCGACGCGATGATGCTGGTCGCGACGCTGGCTTACGCGGTCTACAGCACGCTGCTGAAAAAATGGCAGCTGAAATTACCGCCGCTGGTGTTGTTGTATTTGCAGGTGCTGGTGGCGGTGGTGGTGTTGTTTCCGCTGTTCCTCGCCTCGCCGAAAATCGGCCCGACTCTGCAGAATATTCCGCTGGTGTTGTATGCCTGTTTGCTGGCCTCGATGGTCGCGCCATTGGCGTGGATGCAGGCCGTGGTGCGCCTGGGACCGAGCCGGACCGTGCTGTTTTTCAATTTGCTGCCGTTGATTACGGCGCTGATTGCGGCGGTGGTGCTGCACGAGCAACTGGCGATGTATCACCTGGTGGGTGGCGTGTTGACGTTGGGTGGGGTGGTGCTTTCGGAGCGTTGGACGACGGTGTTGGGCCGCGCGTAA
- a CDS encoding helix-turn-helix transcriptional regulator, translating to MTSKHIDLLDFSELPAPVYFRYADFNTHEYASAHRHPWGTLEYAAHGVLHMDVDGSRFLSPPQYAVWVPPEIEHSFYSHQPINYRAVCLAPAVCEDLPKQACTLAISDILKAILKDFAVRDVKIPELAADKRLAQVLVDQLQQAPVHECYLPYASTPGLLGICEALQAAPDDNRPLAHWAAQVHVSERTLARQFVRELGMSFGEWRQRLRFLAAIEALDSHRSIQEVAFDMGYSTASAFIAMFQRQGGCSPDYYRRNKLF from the coding sequence ATGACCAGTAAACACATAGATCTGCTGGATTTCAGCGAACTGCCGGCCCCGGTGTACTTCCGGTATGCCGACTTCAACACCCACGAATACGCCTCGGCGCACCGGCATCCCTGGGGCACGCTCGAGTATGCGGCGCACGGGGTGTTGCACATGGATGTCGACGGCAGTCGTTTCTTGTCGCCGCCGCAATACGCGGTGTGGGTGCCACCGGAAATCGAGCACAGTTTCTACAGCCATCAGCCGATCAATTACCGTGCCGTTTGCCTGGCCCCCGCAGTCTGTGAGGATTTGCCAAAACAGGCCTGCACGCTCGCTATCAGTGACATTCTCAAGGCGATCCTCAAGGACTTCGCCGTCCGTGATGTAAAGATTCCCGAGCTGGCCGCAGACAAGCGCCTGGCCCAGGTTCTGGTAGACCAGTTGCAACAGGCGCCGGTGCATGAGTGTTACCTGCCCTATGCCAGCACGCCGGGATTGCTGGGTATATGCGAAGCCCTGCAAGCCGCACCTGATGACAATCGGCCCTTGGCGCATTGGGCGGCGCAGGTTCACGTCAGCGAACGGACCCTGGCCCGGCAGTTTGTCCGCGAGTTAGGCATGAGTTTCGGGGAATGGCGCCAGCGTCTGCGATTTCTGGCTGCGATTGAAGCGCTGGACAGCCATCGCAGCATTCAGGAAGTTGCCTTCGACATGGGGTACAGCACGGCTTCGGCATTTATTGCGATGTTCCAGCGTCAAGGGGGTTGTTCACCCGACTACTATCGGCGCAATAAACTGTTTTAA